One Pseudomonas tolaasii NCPPB 2192 genomic window carries:
- a CDS encoding DMT family transporter, whose protein sequence is MNLSILYALAAAALFGASTPLAKSLGTGLSPVLLAGLLYLGSGIGLAGARLIRDRGWQPTGLTSSEWPWLIGAIAFGGILGPVALMFGLTRTAGTTASLMLNLESVLTAVIAWLVFRENADRRIVLGMIAIVLGGVVLSWSDGGGASHDWTGPFAVALACLCWGIDNNLTRKVSASDALFIAGAKGLVAGVVNCGLALYLGAQLPGLAQLGPVLLVGFLGYGVSLVMFVLALRGLGSARTGAYFSTAPFLGAAVALLIFGESVSAAFWIALALMAVGVWLHLTERHAHEHLHEATEHSHRHVHDEHHQHEHGFEWEPGESHSHVHVHSPLRHSHAHFPDVHHRHGH, encoded by the coding sequence ATGAACCTCAGTATTCTCTATGCACTCGCCGCCGCCGCCCTGTTCGGCGCCAGCACCCCGCTCGCCAAAAGCCTCGGCACGGGCCTTTCGCCAGTGTTGCTTGCCGGTTTGCTCTACCTTGGCAGCGGCATCGGCCTCGCGGGCGCACGCCTGATCCGTGATCGCGGCTGGCAACCCACCGGGCTCACCTCTTCGGAATGGCCCTGGCTGATCGGCGCCATCGCCTTTGGCGGCATTCTCGGCCCCGTCGCCCTAATGTTCGGCCTGACCCGCACCGCCGGCACAACGGCCTCCCTGATGCTCAACCTTGAATCGGTACTGACCGCCGTCATCGCCTGGCTGGTGTTCAGGGAGAACGCCGACCGACGCATTGTGCTGGGGATGATCGCGATAGTGCTGGGGGGTGTGGTGCTGTCCTGGTCAGACGGCGGCGGCGCGAGCCATGACTGGACCGGGCCGTTTGCCGTGGCACTTGCATGCCTGTGCTGGGGGATTGATAACAATTTGACGCGCAAAGTGTCGGCATCGGACGCGCTGTTTATCGCCGGGGCCAAGGGATTGGTTGCGGGCGTGGTGAACTGTGGTTTGGCGCTTTATCTCGGGGCGCAGCTGCCGGGGCTCGCGCAGCTGGGGCCGGTCTTGCTGGTTGGCTTTTTGGGGTATGGCGTCAGCCTGGTGATGTTTGTGCTGGCATTGCGCGGGTTGGGCAGTGCGCGCACGGGCGCCTACTTCTCGACCGCGCCGTTCCTCGGTGCTGCTGTAGCGCTGCTGATATTTGGGGAGTCGGTGTCAGCGGCATTCTGGATCGCGCTGGCATTGATGGCCGTGGGCGTTTGGCTGCACCTGACGGAACGGCATGCCCATGAACATCTGCATGAGGCGACAGAGCATTCGCACCGGCATGTGCATGATGAGCATCATCAGCATGAGCATGGGTTTGAGTGGGAACCGGGGGAGTCGCATAGCCATGTGCATGTGCACAGCCCGTTGCGGCATAGTCATGCGCATTTTCCGGATGTGCATCATCGGCATGGGCATTGA
- a CDS encoding DUF4337 domain-containing protein, which translates to MSEAFEVPSPHEKHIEHTTEHAHGRGDSFASRIAVMTALMATLGAMLSYQAGSTESEAAMDKNNAAIIKTEAANQWNYYQAKSSRQNLAELATHIPGVDAAHYKDEIERYKSQKEEVRKQAEKLEATSREWDQKSEEALHQHHRWAQAMTAIQIAISLAAITLLTRKEWLKRLSYTAGGVAVVLGSLAWLHL; encoded by the coding sequence ATGTCCGAAGCCTTCGAAGTCCCCAGCCCCCACGAAAAACACATCGAACACACCACCGAGCACGCCCACGGACGCGGCGACAGTTTCGCCAGCCGCATCGCCGTGATGACCGCGCTGATGGCTACCCTGGGCGCCATGCTCAGCTACCAGGCCGGCTCCACCGAGAGCGAAGCGGCGATGGACAAGAACAACGCCGCCATCATCAAGACCGAAGCCGCCAACCAATGGAACTACTACCAGGCCAAATCCAGCCGCCAGAACCTGGCGGAACTGGCCACCCACATTCCCGGCGTGGACGCGGCGCATTACAAGGACGAGATCGAGCGTTACAAAAGCCAGAAGGAAGAGGTGCGTAAACAGGCTGAAAAGCTTGAGGCCACCTCAAGGGAATGGGACCAGAAATCAGAAGAGGCCCTGCATCAGCATCACCGCTGGGCGCAGGCGATGACGGCGATTCAGATCGCGATTTCGTTGGCGGCGATTACGTTGTTGACGCGCAAGGAATGGTTGAAGCGCCTTTCGTACACCGCCGGCGGCGTCGCAGTGGTGCTGGGTAGCCTGGCTTGGCTGCACCTCTAA
- a CDS encoding LysR family transcriptional regulator, with product MALNIGWELYRSFLGVLKEGSLSGAARLLGITQPTVGRHIAALETALGVVLFTRSPQGLLPTAVAHTLRAHAETMERTAAALERAASSQGDEVRGVVRISASEVVGVEVLPPIVSQLRRQHPHLKVELTLTNRLSDLLQLEADIAVRMVRPSQEQLLARRIGLIEVGLHARDDYLQQHGIPLHMQDLASHSVIGFDQENAFIRSLAIKGFERSAFALSSDSDLAQLALIRAGAGIGGCQVQLARRNPSLRRVLPQAFALKLDTWVTMHEDLRNSPRCRVTFDALVEGLQHYVQD from the coding sequence ATGGCATTGAATATTGGTTGGGAGCTTTACCGGTCGTTCCTCGGCGTACTCAAGGAAGGGTCGCTGTCGGGGGCTGCGCGGCTGCTCGGCATCACACAGCCTACGGTCGGCCGGCACATTGCCGCGCTGGAAACGGCACTGGGCGTGGTGTTGTTCACTCGCTCGCCGCAAGGTTTGCTGCCCACCGCCGTCGCCCACACCTTGCGCGCCCACGCTGAAACCATGGAGCGTACCGCCGCCGCACTGGAACGCGCGGCGTCCTCTCAAGGCGACGAAGTGCGCGGCGTTGTGCGCATCTCCGCCAGTGAAGTGGTCGGTGTGGAAGTGCTGCCGCCCATCGTCAGCCAATTGCGCCGCCAGCACCCACACTTGAAAGTCGAACTGACCCTGACCAACCGCCTCAGCGACCTGCTGCAACTGGAGGCCGACATTGCCGTGCGCATGGTCCGCCCCAGCCAGGAGCAACTGCTGGCACGGCGCATCGGTTTGATTGAAGTCGGCTTGCACGCCCGCGATGACTACCTGCAGCAACACGGCATCCCGCTGCACATGCAGGACCTGGCCAGCCATTCGGTGATCGGTTTCGACCAGGAAAACGCCTTTATCCGCAGCCTCGCCATCAAAGGCTTTGAACGCAGCGCCTTTGCCCTCAGCAGCGACAGTGACCTGGCGCAACTCGCGCTGATTCGCGCCGGTGCCGGAATCGGCGGCTGCCAGGTCCAGTTAGCCAGGCGCAATCCGAGTTTGCGGCGCGTGTTGCCGCAGGCATTCGCGCTCAAACTGGACACCTGGGTAACCATGCACGAAGACCTGCGCAACAGCCCGCGCTGCCGAGTGACGTTTGATGCGCTGGTAGAAGGTTTGCAGCATTACGTACAGGATTGA
- a CDS encoding SDR family oxidoreductase: MNKVLVLGATGGIGGEVARQLKAAGWEVRALARDVDKARRQNATFTWLKGDAMNRDEVLAAARGCEVIVHAVNPPGYRNWAELVLPMIDNTIAAAIAEGATIVLPGTVYNYGPDAFPVLHESSPQHPQTRKGAIRVQLEQRLEDASRHGARVIIVRAGDFFGGQAANSWFSQGVVKPGKPVHTISNPGAPGLAHQWAYLPDVARTMVELLARRASLDAFARFHMAGHIDTDGTQMSKAIQRVVQRRTGRQPRVGTFPWWLLKLAAPFVVTLRELQEMRYLWSTPLRLDNARLVEVLGKEPHTPLDQAVEATLVGMGCLA, translated from the coding sequence ATGAATAAGGTACTGGTGTTGGGTGCAACCGGCGGGATCGGTGGCGAAGTGGCGCGGCAATTGAAAGCCGCAGGTTGGGAGGTGCGCGCGTTGGCCCGGGACGTGGACAAAGCGCGCCGCCAGAATGCGACGTTTACCTGGCTCAAGGGCGATGCAATGAATCGCGACGAGGTACTTGCCGCCGCCCGGGGCTGCGAGGTCATTGTGCATGCAGTGAACCCGCCCGGTTATCGCAACTGGGCAGAACTGGTGCTGCCAATGATCGATAACACCATCGCAGCGGCCATTGCCGAAGGCGCAACGATCGTGCTGCCGGGCACGGTCTACAACTACGGGCCGGATGCGTTTCCCGTGTTGCACGAAAGCTCGCCCCAGCACCCGCAAACCCGCAAGGGCGCGATCCGTGTGCAACTGGAGCAGCGGCTGGAAGACGCATCCCGCCACGGCGCGCGCGTAATAATCGTGCGGGCCGGTGACTTTTTTGGCGGGCAGGCGGCCAACAGTTGGTTCTCCCAAGGGGTTGTCAAACCCGGCAAACCGGTGCACACCATCAGCAATCCGGGCGCGCCGGGCCTGGCCCATCAATGGGCGTACTTGCCGGATGTGGCGCGCACCATGGTTGAGTTACTGGCGCGTCGGGCCAGCCTCGACGCCTTTGCGCGCTTTCATATGGCCGGGCACATCGACACCGATGGCACGCAGATGAGCAAGGCGATTCAGCGCGTGGTGCAGCGCAGAACGGGCCGGCAACCCCGTGTAGGCACGTTCCCTTGGTGGCTGTTGAAATTGGCGGCGCCTTTTGTAGTGACTTTGCGTGAGCTGCAGGAGATGCGTTACCTGTGGAGCACGCCGCTGCGCCTGGATAACGCGCGGCTGGTCGAGGTGCTCGGCAAAGAACCGCATACACCGCTGGATCAGGCGGTGGAGGCGACGCTTGTTGGCATGGGGTGCCTGGCTTAA